Proteins found in one Vallitalea guaymasensis genomic segment:
- a CDS encoding S41 family peptidase: protein MKRIISSFIIICMLSFTATTAYGEELKYSKEAYLADLQVFEELLEKNHGNLYENVKKEKLDELFLKAKSKINDKTTIRDFYNELSYIVNAINDGHTSIMSSDRFSMNTNEDKSYLPLKVKFINKKMYCDFINDYIPVGAEILEINGDKVDDIVSKLMYSTGSETGTNGLNYKILEAMLDSLYPQMIKYTDKHTIKYKDMKDNKIKTVVIKSEDVDTQKIYTFAHSNYIKDSYGNPLEPLKAEFHPEKKAAVLRIFTFAPSDYDSFKLYVDKFFEDVNYLKIKNVIFDVRGNLGGDLELLNYILAYVKSQPFNAIKSETIKDYDLVRNDLLTPESQQSLESFTQLKESLSELEGMTEEQLTEEGVKLIKEDLYSYNLEQIEPMKENNFKGNVYALVDGGSFSCGSIFPQRIQELKNGYLVGEEASGNYYSTTAGILPTYYLPNTKLQLTIPLQQLIMHEEPVKNIPLVSGVKPDYPVELTYDDYMKKIDTQLEYVYKLIKQQ from the coding sequence ATGAAAAGAATAATCAGTAGTTTTATTATCATCTGTATGTTGTCGTTTACGGCGACAACTGCTTACGGAGAAGAATTAAAGTATAGTAAAGAGGCATACCTAGCAGATTTACAAGTCTTTGAAGAATTATTAGAAAAGAACCATGGGAATCTATATGAAAATGTAAAAAAAGAAAAACTAGACGAACTATTCTTAAAAGCAAAATCCAAGATAAATGATAAAACAACCATTCGTGATTTTTACAATGAGTTATCCTATATTGTCAATGCCATCAATGATGGTCATACATCAATCATGTCAAGTGATAGATTTTCAATGAATACAAACGAGGATAAATCATATTTACCATTGAAAGTTAAATTTATTAACAAAAAAATGTATTGTGATTTCATAAATGATTATATTCCTGTAGGAGCTGAAATTCTTGAAATAAATGGCGATAAAGTAGATGATATCGTATCCAAATTAATGTATTCTACTGGAAGTGAAACTGGAACAAATGGTTTAAATTATAAAATCCTTGAAGCTATGCTGGATTCTCTATATCCACAAATGATTAAGTATACAGACAAACATACAATTAAATATAAAGATATGAAAGATAATAAGATTAAAACAGTGGTTATTAAATCTGAGGATGTGGATACACAGAAAATCTATACTTTCGCACATTCCAATTATATTAAAGACTCTTATGGCAATCCACTAGAACCTTTAAAAGCAGAATTCCACCCAGAAAAAAAAGCTGCTGTTCTTAGAATTTTTACTTTTGCTCCTAGTGATTATGATAGTTTTAAATTATATGTTGATAAATTCTTTGAAGATGTTAACTACCTTAAAATAAAGAATGTAATCTTTGACGTACGTGGAAATTTAGGTGGTGATCTTGAATTGCTTAATTATATATTGGCATATGTAAAATCACAACCATTCAATGCTATAAAAAGTGAAACAATTAAAGATTATGACTTAGTAAGAAATGATTTGCTCACACCTGAAAGTCAACAAAGCTTGGAAAGTTTTACCCAATTAAAAGAATCTCTATCAGAACTTGAAGGAATGACAGAAGAACAATTGACGGAAGAAGGGGTCAAACTTATTAAAGAAGATCTTTATTCTTATAATCTAGAACAAATTGAACCTATGAAAGAAAATAATTTCAAAGGCAATGTATATGCTCTAGTGGACGGAGGATCATTTTCTTGTGGGTCTATCTTCCCTCAAAGAATTCAAGAGTTGAAAAATGGATATTTAGTGGGAGAAGAAGCTTCTGGAAATTACTATAGCACAACAGCAGGTATTCTTCCTACATATTATCTTCCAAATACAAAATTACAACTGACTATACCATTGCAGCAACTCATTATGCATGAAGAACCCGTTAAAAATATACCACTTGTATCTGGGGTTAAACCTGATTATCCAGTAGAGTTGACCTATGATGATTATATGAAAAAAATTGATACTCAGCTTGAATACGTTTATAAGCTTATTAAACAACAATAA
- a CDS encoding Clp protease/crotonase-like domain-containing protein — protein sequence MKKTVIFIMSLLLITSLFTGCGKKEVEKQDEVVTTDTTESTKTKKVTEIENAKEVTEEVTKETTQDTENQEIMEGTEETVVNGTWTLSENGDTLRLDGTITETSYDDFMKVFNSDVKTLVINSGGGDTYSGLRIAKVIYDSKIDVVVDKICASSAANYLFMAGRNKVVKEGSLLMFHGGVNSFDMKNLEEELKNQGVSEKMIEEQKGYITMQRELEKDFYELVGVDLKLLEYSHVITEKVGFWAPSPEVLSSFGVTNIEKMWYPATDEEFKKTVTSINEMMGTNTTVSNEAVEK from the coding sequence GTGAAAAAAACAGTTATATTTATAATGAGTTTATTACTTATTACATCATTATTTACAGGATGTGGGAAAAAAGAGGTAGAAAAACAAGATGAAGTAGTAACAACAGATACAACAGAGTCAACCAAAACTAAAAAGGTAACAGAAATAGAAAATGCAAAGGAAGTAACAGAAGAAGTAACAAAAGAAACAACCCAAGATACTGAAAATCAAGAAATAATGGAAGGAACAGAAGAAACAGTAGTAAATGGAACATGGACACTTTCTGAAAATGGAGATACCCTACGATTAGATGGTACAATTACAGAAACTTCATATGATGATTTTATGAAAGTTTTCAATTCAGATGTCAAAACATTAGTTATAAACTCAGGAGGTGGAGATACTTATTCAGGATTACGAATAGCAAAAGTTATTTATGACAGTAAGATTGATGTTGTTGTTGATAAAATATGTGCTTCCTCAGCAGCAAACTATTTATTTATGGCAGGTAGAAATAAAGTAGTAAAAGAAGGTTCTTTACTAATGTTCCATGGTGGAGTAAATAGTTTTGATATGAAAAATTTAGAAGAAGAACTAAAGAATCAAGGTGTATCTGAAAAGATGATAGAAGAGCAAAAAGGCTATATCACTATGCAGAGAGAATTAGAAAAAGACTTTTATGAGTTAGTAGGAGTCGATTTGAAGCTTTTAGAATATTCCCATGTGATTACTGAAAAAGTAGGATTCTGGGCACCAAGTCCAGAAGTCTTAAGTTCATTTGGTGTTACTAATATTGAAAAAATGTGGTATCCTGCTACAGATGAAGAGTTTAAGAAAACAGTAACAAGTATTAACGAAATGATGGGAACTAATACCACTGTTAGTAATGAAGCTGTTGAAAAATAA
- the ribD gene encoding bifunctional diaminohydroxyphosphoribosylaminopyrimidine deaminase/5-amino-6-(5-phosphoribosylamino)uracil reductase RibD — protein MKQLNPKELKDKENTYNEHIKYMKRAISLSKKGIGYVNPNPLVGAVIVKDGLIIGEGYHEKIGYNHAEINALNNCKKSTKGATMYVTLEPCSHYGKTPPCVNAIIKSGIKQVIVGMKDPNPLVAGKGIKILRDNNITVTCGICQDEIQELNKIFIKYITTKKPYCIMKTAMTLDGKIATSTGDSKWITSDRSREYVHEIRHKVTAIMVGIGTVIADNPSLTTRLTNQTGVNPIRIIVDTTCRIPLQARVLSEKGKTIIATTNDAPIEKVKALGKKMGITILMIDKKNNRVDMNKLITELGEMEIDSILLEGGSELNYSCLEAGIIDEVYAFIAPKLIGGQQAITPIGGKGLTQIKDAYTLKDIQLEKIDDDILIKGKVN, from the coding sequence ATGAAACAATTAAATCCCAAGGAATTAAAAGACAAAGAAAATACTTACAATGAACATATTAAGTACATGAAAAGAGCCATAAGCCTATCTAAAAAAGGTATAGGATATGTTAATCCAAATCCATTGGTTGGAGCTGTTATCGTAAAGGACGGCTTAATAATAGGTGAGGGCTATCATGAAAAAATAGGATATAACCATGCGGAAATCAACGCTCTTAATAACTGCAAAAAAAGCACAAAAGGAGCCACTATGTATGTTACTCTTGAACCCTGTTCTCACTATGGTAAGACCCCACCTTGTGTTAACGCAATAATTAAAAGTGGAATAAAGCAGGTAATAGTAGGTATGAAAGACCCTAATCCATTAGTAGCAGGAAAAGGAATCAAAATACTTAGAGATAATAACATTACAGTTACATGTGGCATCTGTCAAGATGAGATACAAGAACTAAATAAAATATTTATTAAGTATATAACAACCAAAAAGCCCTACTGCATTATGAAAACAGCTATGACACTCGATGGAAAAATCGCTACCTCAACAGGTGATTCCAAATGGATAACTAGTGATAGATCAAGAGAATATGTCCATGAAATAAGACATAAGGTGACAGCAATAATGGTAGGTATAGGTACTGTCATAGCCGATAATCCATCATTGACAACTAGATTGACTAACCAAACAGGTGTTAATCCCATACGAATTATAGTTGATACAACATGCAGAATTCCTCTACAAGCTAGAGTATTATCAGAAAAAGGAAAAACAATAATTGCAACAACTAATGATGCACCTATAGAAAAAGTGAAAGCTCTAGGAAAAAAAATGGGTATTACTATTCTTATGATTGATAAAAAGAATAATAGAGTTGATATGAACAAGTTAATAACTGAATTAGGTGAAATGGAAATCGACAGTATTTTATTAGAAGGAGGAAGCGAGTTGAATTATAGTTGCCTAGAAGCAGGTATAATCGACGAAGTATATGCTTTTATCGCTCCAAAACTTATTGGAGGACAACAAGCAATAACACCAATAGGAGGAAAAGGGCTTACACAGATAAAAGATGCCTATACCCTAAAAGATATCCAATTAGAAAAAATAGATGATGATATATTAATCAAGGGAAAGGTTAATTAG
- a CDS encoding riboflavin synthase → MFTGLISEVGEIVKIEKGKHSAKLTIRANNLLNDIRLGDSIAVNGVCLTVTTYNKNNFTVDVMPETMSMTNIKYLQNKHSVNLEPALRVGDRFGGHMVTGHIDGTGTIKSLLKDDNATRVTINISKDLRKYILYKGSVAVDGISLTVADILTDSFQVSIIPLTSIDTTILEKKIGDTVNIECDVIGKYVESMLHENTDDSQPKLNKDFLRSNGFM, encoded by the coding sequence ATGTTCACAGGATTGATTAGTGAAGTGGGAGAGATAGTCAAAATAGAAAAGGGAAAACATTCAGCTAAACTAACTATAAGAGCCAATAATCTTCTTAATGATATTAGGTTGGGTGATAGTATTGCTGTAAATGGCGTTTGCTTAACGGTAACAACCTATAATAAAAATAACTTTACAGTTGATGTTATGCCTGAAACCATGTCTATGACCAATATAAAATATCTGCAAAATAAACACTCAGTTAATCTAGAACCTGCTTTAAGAGTAGGAGATAGGTTTGGTGGACACATGGTTACAGGACATATTGACGGTACAGGAACAATAAAAAGTCTATTAAAAGATGACAATGCAACAAGAGTAACTATTAATATTTCAAAAGACCTTAGAAAATATATTCTCTATAAGGGTTCTGTTGCAGTAGATGGGATAAGTTTAACAGTAGCTGATATTTTAACGGATAGTTTTCAAGTATCAATAATACCTTTAACAAGTATTGATACGACTATTCTAGAGAAAAAAATAGGTGATACAGTTAATATAGAATGTGATGTTATTGGAAAATATGTGGAAAGTATGTTGCATGAGAACACAGATGATAGTCAACCCAAATTGAATAAAGATTTTTTGAGGTCAAATGGTTTTATGTAA
- a CDS encoding bifunctional 3,4-dihydroxy-2-butanone-4-phosphate synthase/GTP cyclohydrolase II, producing the protein MKFNTIEEALEDIKQGKMIIVVDDENRENEGDLLVAAEKITPEIMNFMIKNARGIVCVPMLEERLNELNIPLMVDKNTDSKKTAFTVSVDYYESTTGVSAYERCETVNKLVDKNITGDKFTRPGHIFPLIARDNGVFERNGHTEAAVDMTRLADLYPAGVICEIVNEDGTMARLPQLMEFALKHSLKIISIEDLVEYRKQHEKIIERKAIAKLPTRYGSFHIYGYTNKVTGEEHIALVKGNINDGEPVLCRIHSECLTGDVLGSIRCDCGEQLDEAMKRICKEEKGVIIYMRQEGRGIGLINKIMAYQLQDGGLDTVDANLALGFKDDLREYSVSAQILKDLSVDRVRLMTNNPDKIDGIEKYDIKVVERVPIEIICNKNNVHYLNVKKQKMGHILKNLELS; encoded by the coding sequence ATGAAATTCAATACTATTGAAGAAGCATTAGAAGATATAAAACAAGGTAAAATGATAATCGTAGTAGATGATGAGAATAGAGAAAATGAAGGAGATTTACTTGTAGCAGCAGAGAAAATTACTCCTGAGATAATGAATTTTATGATAAAGAATGCTAGAGGAATCGTATGTGTTCCTATGCTGGAAGAAAGACTTAATGAATTAAATATACCATTAATGGTTGATAAGAATACCGACTCCAAAAAAACAGCTTTTACTGTATCAGTAGATTATTATGAGTCAACTACAGGAGTATCCGCTTATGAAAGATGTGAAACTGTTAATAAGTTGGTAGATAAAAATATAACTGGGGATAAGTTTACAAGACCCGGTCATATTTTTCCATTGATAGCCAGAGATAATGGTGTATTTGAAAGAAATGGACATACAGAAGCGGCTGTAGACATGACAAGATTGGCTGATTTGTATCCTGCAGGAGTTATATGTGAGATTGTAAATGAAGATGGAACTATGGCTAGGTTGCCACAATTAATGGAGTTTGCCCTTAAGCATAGTCTTAAAATTATATCCATTGAAGACCTTGTTGAATACAGAAAACAACATGAAAAGATTATTGAAAGAAAAGCTATTGCTAAGTTACCAACAAGATATGGAAGTTTCCATATATATGGATATACAAATAAAGTGACGGGAGAAGAACATATCGCATTGGTAAAAGGCAATATTAATGATGGCGAACCTGTATTATGCAGAATACATTCAGAATGTTTAACTGGTGATGTATTAGGCTCTATTAGATGTGATTGTGGAGAGCAACTTGATGAAGCAATGAAAAGAATATGTAAGGAAGAAAAAGGCGTAATAATTTATATGAGACAGGAAGGCAGAGGAATTGGATTAATTAACAAAATAATGGCTTACCAATTACAAGATGGAGGTCTAGACACTGTTGATGCAAATCTTGCTCTAGGATTCAAAGATGATTTAAGGGAATACAGTGTTAGCGCTCAGATATTAAAAGATCTTAGTGTAGATAGAGTAAGATTGATGACTAACAATCCTGATAAGATTGATGGCATAGAAAAATATGATATCAAGGTTGTGGAGAGAGTTCCAATAGAAATCATATGTAATAAGAATAATGTACATTATCTAAATGTAAAAAAACAAAAGATGGGTCATATATTAAAGAACCTAGAGTTGAGTTAA
- the ribH gene encoding 6,7-dimethyl-8-ribityllumazine synthase, which translates to MITYEGKLIGEGLKFGIVVGRFNEFISSKLLEGAIDALKRHGVSAEDISIAWAPGAFEIPLISKKMAKTNKYDGVICLGAVIRGATAHFDYVASEVSKGIANVSLDTEVPVIFGVLTTDTIEQAIERAGTKAGNKGFEAGMAAIEMANLLRNIN; encoded by the coding sequence ATGATTACATACGAAGGTAAACTAATAGGAGAAGGATTGAAATTTGGTATTGTAGTAGGGAGGTTCAACGAATTCATATCTAGCAAGTTATTGGAAGGTGCTATTGATGCATTGAAAAGACATGGAGTATCTGCTGAAGATATTTCAATTGCATGGGCACCAGGAGCATTTGAGATACCATTAATCTCTAAGAAGATGGCGAAAACTAATAAGTATGATGGTGTTATTTGTCTTGGAGCTGTAATTAGGGGAGCTACTGCCCATTTTGATTATGTGGCAAGTGAAGTTTCTAAAGGAATAGCAAATGTATCACTTGATACTGAAGTACCCGTTATCTTTGGGGTGCTGACTACAGATACCATTGAACAGGCTATTGAAAGAGCAGGAACAAAAGCAGGTAATAAAGGGTTTGAGGCTGGAATGGCAGCAATAGAAATGGCTAATCTGCTTCGTAACATTAACTAA
- a CDS encoding Lrp/AsnC family transcriptional regulator, translating into MDSTDYDIIRYLQDDGRMPMKILAEKVSLTPPAVAERVRKLEKSGIITGYRAIVDPKKLGKTVKAIINISIKSAKRKEFLALVQENKKIVECHHVTGKYSMTIKVLCQNTSDLEYLIGKIQQYGSTETLIILSSPIEFKSLNFDYE; encoded by the coding sequence ATGGATTCAACCGACTACGATATTATTAGATATTTGCAAGATGACGGAAGAATGCCCATGAAAATATTAGCAGAAAAAGTTTCACTAACTCCACCTGCTGTTGCTGAAAGGGTAAGAAAACTAGAAAAAAGTGGCATAATCACTGGATATAGAGCTATTGTTGATCCAAAAAAACTAGGAAAAACAGTAAAGGCTATTATAAACATTTCAATTAAGTCCGCAAAAAGAAAAGAGTTCTTAGCACTAGTTCAAGAAAACAAAAAAATTGTTGAATGTCATCATGTAACTGGAAAATACTCCATGACGATTAAGGTATTATGTCAAAACACCTCTGACCTAGAATATTTAATTGGCAAAATACAGCAATATGGGAGTACGGAAACACTTATTATTTTATCTAGCCCAATTGAATTCAAATCATTGAATTTTGACTATGAATAA
- a CDS encoding Glu/Leu/Phe/Val family dehydrogenase has protein sequence MSEKTLNPFKIAQKQLKEACDALGEEDAVYELLSQPEKVLEVTIPVKMDDGTTKLFTGYRVQHNDASGPTKGGIRFHPGVTKDEVKALATWMTFKCGVVGLPYGGAKGGVIVDPTVLSKRELERLSRGYVRAIAPIIGERRDIPAPDVNTNGQTMAWMVDEYSSLRGVGQTLPASFTGKPVEFGGCLARKEATGYGVMLMMREAAKYKGMNIKDMKIAVQGFGNVGSYAAMYAQAFGAKVVAVSDVSCCLYNENGLDVNDIMEYATENKLITGYTGECEELEREKIFGIECDGFAPCALENSITSSTAKDIKAKIITEGANGPTTPEAEEYLLEKGVFIVPDILANSGGVIVSYFEWVQNLHNYYWRFDEVQEKQEVKMVDAFVKVTNAMDERKVDMRKAAYLVAIKSLAMPMRLRGWF, from the coding sequence ATGTCAGAAAAAACGCTTAATCCTTTTAAGATTGCACAAAAACAATTAAAAGAAGCATGCGATGCACTAGGAGAAGAAGATGCAGTATACGAGTTATTGAGTCAGCCTGAAAAAGTTTTAGAAGTTACTATTCCTGTTAAAATGGATGATGGTACAACAAAACTATTTACTGGATATCGTGTTCAACATAACGATGCATCTGGTCCTACTAAAGGCGGTATTCGTTTTCATCCTGGAGTAACAAAAGATGAAGTAAAAGCGTTAGCAACTTGGATGACTTTTAAATGTGGGGTTGTAGGCTTACCATATGGTGGAGCAAAAGGTGGAGTTATCGTTGACCCTACAGTTCTTTCAAAAAGAGAACTTGAAAGATTATCAAGAGGATATGTAAGAGCAATTGCTCCAATTATTGGAGAAAGAAGAGATATTCCAGCACCAGATGTTAATACTAATGGTCAAACAATGGCATGGATGGTTGATGAATATTCTAGCCTAAGAGGTGTTGGTCAAACATTACCAGCTTCATTTACAGGAAAACCTGTTGAATTTGGTGGATGTCTAGCAAGAAAAGAAGCTACTGGTTATGGCGTTATGCTTATGATGAGAGAAGCAGCTAAGTACAAAGGAATGAACATAAAAGATATGAAAATAGCAGTTCAAGGCTTTGGAAATGTTGGAAGTTATGCTGCTATGTATGCTCAGGCTTTTGGAGCTAAAGTTGTTGCTGTATCAGATGTTTCATGTTGCTTATATAATGAAAATGGTTTAGATGTTAATGATATTATGGAATATGCAACAGAAAATAAATTGATCACTGGTTATACTGGTGAATGTGAAGAATTAGAAAGAGAAAAAATATTTGGAATAGAATGTGATGGATTTGCTCCATGTGCACTTGAGAATTCTATTACAAGCAGCACAGCAAAAGATATCAAAGCTAAGATAATAACTGAAGGTGCTAATGGTCCAACTACTCCAGAAGCAGAAGAATATTTATTGGAAAAAGGAGTATTCATAGTACCAGATATTTTAGCTAACTCAGGTGGAGTTATCGTTTCATATTTTGAGTGGGTTCAAAACCTACATAACTATTATTGGCGTTTTGACGAAGTACAAGAAAAACAAGAAGTAAAAATGGTAGATGCTTTTGTTAAAGTTACAAATGCCATGGATGAAAGAAAAGTTGATATGAGAAAAGCTGCTTACCTAGTAGCTATTAAGAGCCTTGCAATGCCAATGAGGCTTAGAGGTTGGTTTTAA
- a CDS encoding FAD-dependent oxidoreductase: MPREKRIENYDVVVIGGGAAGLTAAIYSARARLSTLLIEKALVGGLATYTNEIENYPGFPNSPKGEEITNQMKKQAEKMGVKFKLTDVKSVQLEGEEKVVETFRNKFIAKSVVLATGGRPRVTKAKNEEDYLFDKGISFCATCDAAANTGKDVVVIGSGDAAIEEGMFLTKFANKVIVSVMHDEGIMDCNEIAKEAALKNPKMEFIWNTITDSFEGEEHLDTVVLKNLKTGDKIPVKCDTCFEFIGYIPNTEIFKDQINLTKQGYILTNDKMQTNIEGVFACGDVREKWLKQVATAVGDGAIAGFAAEKYIAENETFNTVIMQKEKPGLTYIYNAIDADSREFLTEVEKIENFFGDKIAVNRVDVYKSTGISDRLSIKEFPAAVITKDGNVYEKHIKDFNEETIVHALNSALN, translated from the coding sequence ATGCCAAGAGAAAAACGTATTGAAAATTATGATGTAGTTGTTATTGGCGGTGGAGCAGCTGGTCTTACTGCTGCGATTTATTCAGCTAGAGCTAGACTAAGTACTCTTCTTATAGAAAAAGCTTTGGTAGGAGGACTTGCTACTTATACCAATGAGATAGAGAACTACCCAGGATTTCCAAACAGCCCTAAGGGTGAGGAAATCACTAATCAGATGAAAAAACAAGCTGAAAAGATGGGTGTAAAATTCAAGTTGACAGATGTTAAGAGTGTACAACTTGAAGGTGAAGAAAAAGTAGTTGAAACATTTAGAAATAAATTCATAGCAAAATCAGTTGTCCTTGCAACAGGTGGACGTCCAAGAGTAACAAAAGCAAAGAATGAAGAAGACTATCTATTTGATAAAGGAATCTCATTCTGTGCAACATGTGACGCTGCTGCTAATACTGGTAAAGATGTAGTTGTTATCGGTAGTGGTGACGCTGCTATTGAAGAAGGAATGTTCTTAACTAAATTTGCTAATAAAGTTATTGTATCAGTTATGCATGATGAAGGAATCATGGACTGTAATGAAATAGCTAAAGAAGCTGCACTTAAAAATCCTAAGATGGAATTTATCTGGAATACTATTACAGATTCTTTTGAAGGTGAAGAACATCTTGATACTGTAGTACTAAAAAATCTTAAGACAGGTGATAAAATACCAGTAAAATGCGATACTTGCTTTGAATTTATTGGTTATATACCTAATACTGAGATTTTCAAAGATCAGATAAACCTTACTAAACAAGGTTATATTCTTACAAACGATAAGATGCAGACAAATATTGAAGGTGTATTCGCTTGTGGAGATGTTAGAGAAAAATGGTTGAAACAAGTAGCAACTGCTGTTGGTGACGGAGCCATAGCTGGTTTTGCCGCAGAGAAATACATAGCGGAGAATGAGACATTCAATACTGTTATCATGCAAAAAGAAAAACCTGGTTTAACTTATATATATAATGCCATTGATGCTGATTCAAGAGAGTTCTTGACAGAAGTGGAAAAAATAGAGAATTTCTTTGGTGATAAAATAGCTGTTAACAGAGTAGATGTATACAAATCAACAGGAATATCTGATAGATTAAGTATAAAAGAATTCCCTGCTGCAGTTATTACTAAAGATGGTAATGTATATGAAAAACATATTAAAGATTTCAATGAAGAAACAATTGTTCATGCTTTGAACAGTGCATTAAACTAA
- a CDS encoding YeeE/YedE thiosulfate transporter family protein codes for MSSFKEYFNKVSKNEFYKKWLKDAWPYITGAILLSLFQIVTLATTGNPWGVSGVFANWGAWIYEAVGGSVDKWYYFSSDGAQATLNNGFLNDPGTMRNLGIIFGALLATLLASQFKFKKIKSKKQVFAAVLGGLLMGYGARIAYGCNIGALFSGIASLSLSGWVFAIAMFFGAIVGSKLLVKFFM; via the coding sequence TTGAGTTCGTTTAAAGAATATTTTAACAAAGTAAGTAAAAATGAATTCTATAAAAAGTGGTTAAAAGATGCATGGCCTTATATAACAGGTGCTATCCTGCTTTCATTATTCCAAATCGTAACTTTAGCTACAACTGGTAACCCTTGGGGTGTATCTGGAGTATTTGCTAATTGGGGCGCATGGATATATGAAGCTGTTGGTGGCAGCGTAGATAAATGGTACTACTTTAGTAGTGATGGAGCTCAAGCTACACTTAATAATGGATTCTTAAATGATCCTGGTACTATGAGAAATCTTGGTATCATATTTGGTGCTTTACTTGCAACACTACTTGCATCACAATTCAAATTCAAAAAAATTAAATCAAAAAAACAAGTATTCGCTGCTGTTTTAGGTGGCTTACTAATGGGATACGGTGCTAGAATTGCATACGGATGTAACATAGGTGCATTATTCAGCGGTATAGCCTCACTATCACTATCAGGCTGGGTATTCGCGATAGCCATGTTCTTCGGCGCCATCGTCGGCAGTAAATTACTTGTGAAATTCTTTATGTAA
- a CDS encoding sulfurtransferase TusA family protein yields MNEVVIDCLGEACPVPLVKAQNKLKELAVGDVLVVQIDHSCAMKNVPEWARKDGHNVEVEEVDDGEWEVIIEKTH; encoded by the coding sequence ATGAATGAAGTTGTAATAGATTGTTTAGGAGAAGCTTGTCCAGTACCTTTGGTAAAGGCTCAAAATAAATTAAAAGAATTAGCTGTTGGAGACGTACTTGTTGTTCAAATCGACCATAGTTGTGCTATGAAAAATGTTCCAGAATGGGCACGTAAAGATGGACATAACGTTGAAGTTGAAGAAGTAGACGACGGCGAGTGGGAAGTAATCATCGAAAAAACTCACTAA
- a CDS encoding YeeE/YedE thiosulfate transporter family protein produces MSENGTTSTIRRSSSRAGSRRRKPKKNQIPIGILVLIFIAVIGVLLGLKTNNTLLFWMTGILFGFILQKARFCFTASMRDPYLTGSTSITRAVLIAFAVTTIGFTAIKYGYFKNGLPIPGMGYVVPISFATVIGAFLFGIGMVIAGGCASGTLMRVGEGFWMQLLSLVFFVVGSLWGAHDFGWWKLNVISKGKAIFLPDVFGWLGAVIIQLLIILFLYIAAVKYEKAKANS; encoded by the coding sequence ATGAGCGAAAATGGAACAACTTCTACAATTAGGAGAAGTTCTTCTCGTGCAGGATCAAGAAGAAGAAAACCTAAGAAGAATCAGATACCTATCGGTATTCTTGTTTTAATTTTTATTGCTGTTATTGGTGTTTTATTAGGACTTAAAACTAATAATACATTGTTATTCTGGATGACTGGAATACTATTTGGTTTTATCTTACAAAAGGCAAGATTCTGTTTTACAGCCTCAATGCGTGACCCATATTTAACAGGTAGTACATCAATTACACGTGCAGTTTTAATAGCATTCGCTGTTACAACTATAGGCTTTACAGCAATCAAATATGGTTATTTCAAAAACGGTCTTCCAATCCCAGGAATGGGATATGTAGTACCAATTAGTTTCGCTACTGTTATTGGCGCATTTCTATTTGGTATTGGTATGGTTATTGCAGGTGGTTGTGCTTCAGGTACATTAATGCGTGTAGGTGAAGGCTTCTGGATGCAATTGCTATCATTAGTATTTTTTGTTGTCGGCTCATTATGGGGCGCACATGATTTTGGATGGTGGAAACTTAATGTCATAAGCAAAGGTAAAGCAATCTTTTTGCCAGATGTATTCGGCTGGCTAGGTGCTGTAATCATCCAGTTACTAATCATTTTGTTCCTATATATAGCAGCAGTCAAATATGAAAAAGCAAAAGCGAATAGTTAA